A part of Macrobrachium rosenbergii isolate ZJJX-2024 chromosome 33, ASM4041242v1, whole genome shotgun sequence genomic DNA contains:
- the LOC136855776 gene encoding uncharacterized protein produces the protein MAGSQTYYTDGTVDPGTQTVGAAVHSNNFTACWRVSNNASTMQTELVAIKQALVYSLENEEGPVIIHTDSKSSMQALQQPKNKENKALIADIKSMLYQHTERGRPVTLNWIPSHIGITGNEKADELAKSTRHIISVQVHIQPALQQIKNQIKPQLKENMDKELHSWIGSNSPSAKWYKWATDLVPPPIDRFTPRHLAVCIHRLRLGYKACWEIMEDGARPCEHCEETPQQALLHYLLECRETRQLRSNLQAEENAQDIMHTAATLVKAVVENIETCRQLLTDLPPPR, from the coding sequence ATGGCAGGATCACAGACCTACTACACAGATGGCACTGTAGATCCAGGAACGCAGACAGTTGGAGCCGCAGTACACTCCAACAACTTTACAGCATGCTGGAGAGTTTCCAACAATGCCTCTACCATGCAAACAGAGCTTGTTGCAATAAAGCAAGCACTGGTTTACTCacttgagaatgaggaaggaccAGTGATCATCCACACTGACTCGAAATCCTCAATGCAAGCCTTGCAACAaccaaaaaacaaggaaaacaaggcACTGATAGCTGATATCAAATCAATGCTATATCAGCACACAGAAAGAGGCAGACCTGTAACTCTCAACTGGATTCCTAGTCATATAGGAATAACAGGGAATGAGAAGGCAGACGAACTAGCCAAAAGCACCAGACACATAATTAGTGTACAGGTGCACATACAGCCTGCGCTTCAGCAGATCAAAAACCAGATAAAGCCACAGCTCAAGGAAAACATGGACAAGGAACTTCACAGCTGGATAGGAAGCAACTCACCCTCTGCCAAATGGTACAAGTGGGCCACAGATCTGGTACCACCCCCCATCGACAGGTTCACACCAAGACATCTAGCGGTATGTATCCACAGACTCAGACTGGGATACAAAGCCTGCTGGGAGATCATGGAAGACGGCGCAAGACCATGCGAGCATTGTGAAGAGACACCTCAACAGGCTCTCCTGCACTATCTGCTTGAGTGCAGGGAGACAAGACAACTAAGGAGTAACTTACAAGCAGAGGAAAACGCACAAGACATTATGCACACAGCAGCCACACTTGTAAAAGCAGTTGTTGAGAACATCGAAACTTGTAGGCAATTGCTCACAGACCTACCTCCACCGAGGTGA
- the LOC136855775 gene encoding gastrula zinc finger protein XlCGF57.1-like codes for MDAKIENPQGFVERGEESARLEYLSYPRNSPCEENKSEMHLVEKTLIEENCCSPYKLEIKTEHTQEFEESWEESTQENNSAQTNSSQEGAYCSEMDGKADESKPEIPLPFNALGEESEKIFISGNNLPPAERINKSKNQFVCDLCGRQFSHKGNLNSHLMTHTGEKPFFCEECGQRFSRKYHLVVHEKRTHRGERPFPCEQCGKRFSAKNSLQKHMKTHLNTCTKERLFDCLECGESFCVKVDLELHLKIHTGDKTFQCSECGKNFTRKYGLLAHVRLHSSEKPLVCIECGKHFVGEPELKKHMRTHEEKLLVCEECGERFRLESALNKHKRIHTGEKPYCCDECGKAFRFHSGLYQHKQMHSGERPVVCQECGKGFISQKCLTRHMRTHSGERPFVCAVCGKRFVEKGDLTRHIRTHTGEKPFACGVCGRRFSLKFEMTKHEKTHTVKPRGC; via the coding sequence ATGGACGCTAAAATTGAAAATCCACAAGGTTTtgtagaaagaggagaagagagtgCACGGTTAGAATACCTGAGTTACCCAAGAAATTCTCCCTGTGAAGAAAATAAATCGGAAATGCATCTGGTTGAGAAAACTCTCATTGAGGAAAATTGTTGTTCGCCTTATAAATTGGAAATCAAAACTGAACATACACAAGAGTTTGAAGAAAGTTGGGAGGAAAGCACTCAAGAAAATAATAGTGCCCAGACAAACTCCTCCCAAGAAGGAGCTTATTGTTCTGAAATGGATGGAAAAGCTGATGAAAGTAAACCAGAAATACCTTTGCCTTTCAATGCTCTCGGTGAGGAATCCGAAAAGATATTCATTTCTGGAAATAATCTGCCCCCTGCTGAGAggattaataaaagcaaaaaccagTTTGTGTGCGATTTGTGTGGAAGACAGTTTAGTCACAAAGGTAACCTTAACTCTCATTTGATGAcgcatacaggagagaaaccattttTTTGCGAGGAATGTGGCCAGAGATTCAGTCGGAAATATCACCTAGTCGTTCACGAAAAGAGAACCCATAGAGGAGAGAGGCCATTTCCTTGTGAGCAATGTGGTAAAAGATTTTCTGCAAAGAATTCATTGCAGAAACATATGAAAACACATTTGAATACATGTACAAAGGAAAGGCTTTTTGATTGTCTTGAGTGTGGAGAATCATTTTGTGTGAAAGTAGATCTGGAACTACACTTGAAAATCCACACTGGTGACAAGACATTCCAGTGCAGTGAATGTGGTAAAAATTTTACTAGGAAATATGGATTACTTGCGCACGTAAGGCTCCATTCAAGTGAGAAGCCATTGGTTTGCATTGAATGTGGGAAGCATTTTGTTGGGGAACCTGAGCTAAAGAAACACATGAGGACCCACGAAGAAAAGTTGCTTGTTTGTGAGGAATGTGGTGAAAGGTTCAGGCTAGAATCTGCTCTTAATAAACACAAGAGAATTCATACGGGAGAAAAGCCATATTGTTGCGATGAGTGCGGTAAAGCATTTCGATTTCACTCCGGCCTTTACCAGCATAAGCAAATGCACAGTGGAGAAAGGCCAGTTGTCTGCCAAGAATGTGGGAAAGGCTTTATCAGTCAAAAATGTTTAACCAGACATATGAGGACGCACTCAGGAGAAAGACCTTTCGTCTGTGCAGTGTGTGGAAAACGATTTGTTGAGAAAGGCGACCTCACACGTCACATCAGAACACACACGGGAGAGAAGCCCTTTGCGTGTGGTGTTTGTGGGAGAAGATTTAGTCTTAAGTTTGAAATGACCAAACATGAGAAAACACATACAGTAAAGCCACGTGGTTGTTAG